One segment of Rosa chinensis cultivar Old Blush chromosome 6, RchiOBHm-V2, whole genome shotgun sequence DNA contains the following:
- the LOC112171855 gene encoding L10-interacting MYB domain-containing protein, producing MDNEGSVQPKQERSRTRWTPALDKTFADLVIKQIQLGNRPNNVFDKKTWNSIRDEFNKQTDLNFNNNQLRKHLDVLRTRFYNLKSAYDQTNDYALEDPCCIEFDHLWADLGVQQPRPETTKVKDCPIYDQLCTIFTDSAADGKYAESSHYEGLDKSAGTDNVFLSSCPDSGAPRSENSPSSRPVQGNALLAEKVAKVVVERKRKRTSDTQSSEGQSRRDQETCDAMAKALQDMIAASKLRTAATMPRDDKFSITNCIRALDEIKDIDEHIYFAAVDLFDNPNLRETFISLKGDQIRLRWLQGKCSKAAYS from the exons ATGGATAATGAAGGTAGTGTTCAACCTAAGCAAGAACGTTCGAGGACTAGGTGGACACCGGCCCTTGACAAGACATTTGCAGACTTGGTTATTAAGCAGATTCAATTGGGGAACAGGCCAAACAATGTTTTTGACAAGAAAACGTGGAATAGTATCCGCGATGAGTTTAACAAGCAAACAGATCTCAACTTCAACAACAATCAATTGAGGAAGCACCTGGATGTTCTAAGGACGCGCTTCTACAATCTCAAGTCGGCTTATGATCAAACTAATGACTATGCTTTGGAAGATCCGTGTTGTATCGAGTTTGATCATCTATGGGCAGACCTAGGG GTACAGCAGCCGAGGCCTGAAACTACTAAAGTGAAGGATTGCCCCATATATGATCAGCTGTGCACAATATTCACAGACTCAGCAGCCGATGGGAAATATGCTGAATCTAGTCATTATGAAGGGTTGGACAAATCTGCAGGAACGGACAATGTATTTCTGAGTTCCTGTCCTGACAGTGGAGCCCCTCGGTCTGAAAACTCACCATCCTCAAGACCTGTGCAAGGAAATGCATTATTAGCAGAGAAGGTGGCCAAGGTTGTAGTAGAGAGAAAAAGGAAGCGAACATCTGATACACAGTCTTCTGAGGGTCAAAGCAGAAGggatcaagaaacatgtgatGCCATGGCAAAAGCCCTACAAGATATGATTGCAGCCTCAAAGCTGAGGACAGCGGCAACAATGCCTAGAGACGACAAGTTTAGCATAACTAATTGTATAAGAGCACTGGATGAGATAAAAGACATTGACGAACATATTTACTTTGCTGCAGTTGACCTGTTTGATAACCCTAATTTAAGGGAGACATTCATCTCTCTAAAAGGTGATCAAATACGGTTGAGATGGTTGCAAGGGAAGTGCAGTAAAGCTGCCTACAGCTAG
- the LOC112171856 gene encoding probable diphthine methyl ester synthase, whose translation MLYIVGLGLGNEKDITLRGLEAVQKCDKVFIEAYTSLLSFGLSSDGLSTLEKLYGKPVILADRETVEEKADEILSAAADSDVAFLVVGDPFGATTHTDLVVRAKKLGIDVKVVHNASVMNAVGVCGLQLYHYGETVSIPFFTDTWRPDSFYEKIQKNRGLGLHTLCLLDIRVKEPTLESLCRGKKQYEPPRYMSVNTAIEQLLEVEQNRGESAYSEDTMCVGFARLGSEDQKIVAGTMRQLESVDFGAPLHCLVIVGKTHPVEEEMLDFYRTV comes from the exons ATGTTGTACATAGTAGGACTTGGATTGGGGAACGAGAAAGACATCACTTTGAGAGGTTTAGAAGCAGTTCAGAAATGTGACAAGGTTTTCATTGAAGCCTACACTTCCCTCCTCTCTTTTGGTCTCTCTTCCGATGGCCTTTCCACACTG GAAAAGTTGTATGGGAAACCGGTTATACTTGCAGATAGAGAAACCGTGGAGGAAAAGGCCGATGAAATTTTAAGTGCAGCTGCTGATTCTGACGTGGCTTTTCTTGTAGTTGGGGATCCTTTTGG AGCTACAACTCACACTGATCTTGTAGTTCGTGCTAAGAAGTTGGGGATTGATGTCAAAGTGGTGCATAATGCGTCGGTTATGAATGCTGTTGGAGTCTGTGGCTTACAGCTCTACCACTATGGAGAGACAGTTTCGATACCATTCTTTACCGATACATGGAGACCTGATAGCTTTTATGAGAAGATTCAGAAAAATCGTGGGCTTGGACTACATACTCTCTGCTTGTTAG ATATACGCGTGAAAGAACCCACCCTGGAATCCTTATGCAG AGGAAAGAAGCAGTATGAACCACCTAGATATATGTCAGTAAACACTGCAATTGAACAGCTTTTGGAGGTTGAGCAAAACCGAGGAGAATCTG CCTACAGCGAAGACACCATGTGTGTTGGGTTTGCTCGGCTTGGAAGTGAGGATCAGAAGATAGTTGCTGGCACAATGAGGCAACTGGAGTCGGTTGATTTTGGAGCACCTCTTCATTGCCTTGTCATAGTAGGCAAGACCCACCCAGTGGAAGAAGAAATGCTGGACTTCTACAGAACTGTATGA
- the LOC112173122 gene encoding HBS1-like protein: MAQLNLAIVGHVDSGKSTLSGRLLHLLGRISKKEMHKNEKEAKSQGKGSFAYAWALDESVEERERGITMSVAVAYFDSKNYKVVVLDSPGHRDFVPNMISGATQADAAVLVVDGSHGAFEAGMKGGQTKEHAQIIKSFGVKQIIVAVNKMDVVGYSKDRFDEIKHTLGTFLWRSCRFENSSVCWVPLSAMENQNLVSAPSDDRLLSWYSGLCFLDAVDSLQPPKRESDKLLLMPICDVIKSSKGQVSACGKLQAGALQNGLKVRVMPSGELGTVRSLERDGSQSCSTATAGDNVAVTLQGIDDRHVMAGGVLCDPDVPVAFAKHLELNVQLLDGAKPLLVGSQLEFHIHHAKEAARVVKIASLLDPKTLKVAKRSPRCLLAKQVAVIEVVLQGPVCVVEYSMCRALGNVSLRALGNTVALGKVTRIIEKQK, from the coding sequence ATGGCTCAACTGAATCTTGCAATTGTTGGACATGTCGATTCGGGAAAATCGACACTTTCAGGTAGACTGCTTCATCTATTGGGAAGgatatccaaaaaagaaatgcaCAAAAATGAGAAAGAGGCAAAGTCACAGGGCAAGGGGTCATTTGCATATGCGTGGGCATTGGATGAGAGcgtagaagaaagagaaagaggaatAACTATGAGTGTAGCTGTTGCATATTTTGactccaaaaattacaaggTTGTTGTGCTGGACTCTCCTGGCCACAGAGACTTTGTCCCGAACATGATCTCCGGCGCAACACAAGCCGATGCTGCAGTACTTGTTGTTGATGGTTCACATGGTGCATTTGAAGCCGGTATGAAGGGAGGACAGACTAAGGAGCATGCACAGATCATCAAAAGCTTCGGCGTCAAGCAGATTATAGTTGCTGTTAACAAGATGGATGTTGTTGGCTACTCCAAGGATAGATTTGATGAAATCAAACACACACTAGGAACATTTCTCTGGCGTTCCTGTCGTTTCGAAAATTCTTCGGTGTGTTGGGTTCCATTGAGTGCCATGGAGAATCAGAACTTGGTGTCAGCTCCTTCTGATGACCGTTTGTTGTCTTGGTATAgcggactttgcttcttggatgCAGTTGATTCCCTTCAACCTCCGAAGAGAGAGTCTGACAAGTTACTGCTCATGCCTATATGTGATGTCATTAAATCTTCTAAAGGGCAGGTTTCTGCTTGTGGTAAATTGCAAGCTGGAGCTCTTCAAAATGGACTTAAGGTTCGGGTTATGCCTTCGGGAGAATTAGGGACTGTCCGGTCTTTAGAACGTGACGGCTCTCAGTCATGCTCAACTGCCACAGCTGGTGACAATGTGGCTGTTACTCTACAAGGGATTGATGATCGTCATGTGATGGCAGGAGGCGTGCTATGTGACCCTGATGTTCCAGTTGCATTTGCGAAACATTTGGAATTGAATGTGCAACTTTTGGACGGGGCAAAGCCTTTGTTGGTTGGCTCTCAGCTGGAGTTTCACATACACCACGCAAAGGAGGCAGCAAGAGTCGTGAAAATAGCTTCATTACTTGATCCGAAGACTCTTAAAGTGGCGAAAAGGTCTCCTCGCTGTCTTCTGGCAAAGCAGGTAGCTGTTATAGAGGTAGTTCTGCAAGGACCAGTTTGTGTGGTGGAGTACTCCATGTGTAGAGCTCTAGGGAACGTTTCTTTGAGAGCGTTAGGAAACACTGTGGCCCTCGGCAAGGTAACACGAATAATCGAGAAGCAGAAGTAG
- the LOC112173123 gene encoding protein SPA, chloroplastic, which translates to MSIAPSLPRLHSPFLCCPLKLSSTSPCLSHKLAQRSPKLYPCIRAVDLDQNTVVAISVGLVSVAVGIGIPVFYESQIDNASKRDNTQPCFPCNGTGAQRCRFCTGSGTVTVDLGGDEKEVSKCINCEGVGSFTCTTCQGSGIQPRYLDRREFKDDD; encoded by the exons ATGTCAATAGCACCCTCACTCCCTCGTCTACACTCTCCTTTCCTATGTTGCCCGCTCAAGCTTTCTTCTACCTCTCCTTGTCTTTCCCACAAGTTGGCTCAACGCTCGCCCAAGTTATATCCATGCATCAGAGCTGTTGATCTTGATCAAAACACG GTAGTGGCAATCTCAGTAGGGCTGGTGAGTGTTGCGGTTGGGATAGGCATTCCGGTTTTCTACGAATCTCAAATCGATAATGCT TCCAAGCGAGACAATACTCAGCCCTGCTTCCCTTGCAATGGAACCGGCGCAC AAAGATGCCGATTTTGCACTGGAAGTGGCACGGTCACGGTAGATCTTGGTGGGGATGAGAAAGAAGTGTCTAAATGCATTAACTGTGAAGGGGTCGGATCATTTACATGCACCACATGTCAAGGTTCTGGGATTCAACCTCGATACCTTGATCGCAG AGAATTCAAAGACGATGACTGA